A genomic stretch from Camelus dromedarius isolate mCamDro1 chromosome 10, mCamDro1.pat, whole genome shotgun sequence includes:
- the LOC105087914 gene encoding protein NipSnap homolog 3A gives MLALRRSLTRAVAARTLAPQMCSSFATGPRQHDGTFYEFRTYCFKPSKIDEFLEILKKNIHLRTAYSELVGFWRVEFGGRTNKVFHIWKYDSFAHRSEVRKALAKDKEWQEQYVIPNLALIDKQEFEITYLVPWCKLEKPPKEGVYELVTFQMKPGGPALWGDAFKRAVNAHVELGYSKLVGVFHTEYGALNRVHVLWWNESADSRPAGRHLSHEDPRVVAAVRESVNYLVSQQNMLLIPTSYSPLK, from the exons ATGCTTGCCCTCCGAAGGAGCCTGACTAGAGCTGTGGCCGCGCGGACGCTCGCGCCTCAG atGTGCTCATCTTTTGCTACGGGCCCCAGACAACACGATGGAACGTTCTATGAATTTCGCACCTATTGCTTTAAACCTTCAAAGATTGATGAATTTCTGgaaattcttaagaaaaacatACATCTTAGGACGGCTTACTCTGAATTGGTTGGATTCTGGAGGGTAGAATTTGGAGGCAGAACGAATAAAGTGTTTCACATTTGGAAGTATG ACAGTTTTGCTCATAGATCTGAAGTTCGGAAAGCCTTGGCCAAAGATAAGGAATGGCAGGAACAATATGTCATTCCAAATTTGGCTCTCATAGATAAACAGGAGTTTGAAATTACTTACCTGGTGCCATGGTGCAAATTAGAAAAACCTCCCAAAGAAG GAGTCTATGAGCTGGTTACTTTTCAGATGAAACCAGGGGGGCCAGCTCTGTGGGGTGACGCTTTTAAAAGGGCAGTTAATGCCCATGTGGAGCTAGGCTACTCAAAACTGGTTGGAGTTTTCCACACAGAATATGGAGCACTCAACAGAG TTCATGTTCTTTGGTGGAACGAGAGTGCCGATAGTCGCCCAGCTGGGAGACATTTGTCTCACGAGGATCCCAGAGTTGTGGCAGCTG TTCGGGAAAGTGTCAATTACCTAGTATCTCAGCAAAATATGCTTCTGATTCCTACGTCATATTCACCACTGAAATAG
- the LOC105087913 gene encoding protein NipSnap homolog 3A isoform X2, protein MLALRSSLTRAVAARTPAPQVCSSFATGPRQYDGTFYEFRTSYLKPSKMKEFLENVKKNIHLRTAHSELVGYWSVEFGGRMNKVFHIWKYDNFAHRTEVRKALAKDKEWQEQFLIPNLALIDKQESEITYLVPWCKLEKPPKEGVYELATFQMKPGGPALWGDPFKRAVHTHINQGYTKLVGVFHAEYGILNRVHVLWWNESADSRAAGRHRSHEDPRVVAADQLEHFLGIPRGCLLHPVQSPVGDL, encoded by the exons ATGCTAGCCCTCCGAAGCAGCCTGACTAGAGCTGTGGCCGCGCGGACGCCGGCGCCTCAG GTGTGCTCATCTTTTGCTACAGGCCCCAGACAATACGATGGAACATTCTATGAGTTTCGTACCTCTTATCTTAAACCATCAAAGATGAAAGAGTTCCtggaaaatgttaagaaaaacatTCATCTTCGGACAGCTCACTCTGAATTGGTTGGATACTGGAGTGTAGAATTTGGAGGCAGAATGAATAAAGTGTTTCATATTTGGAAGTATG ACAATTTTGCTCATCGAACTGAAGTTCGGAAAGCTTTAGCCAAAGATAAGGAATGGCAGGAACAATTTCTCATTCCAAATTTGGCTCTTATTGATAAACAAGAGAGTGAAATTACTTATCTGGTGCCATGGTGCAAATTAGAAAAACCTCCAAAAGAAG GAGTCTATGAACTGGCTACTTTTCAGATGAAACCTGGTGGGCCAGCTCTGTGGGGTGACCCATTTAAAAGGGCAGTTCATACTCATATCAATCAAGGCTACACAAAATTAGTTGGAGTGTTCCATGCAGAATATGGAATACTCAACAGAG TTCACGTTCTTTGGTGGAACGAGAGTGCAGATAGTCGTGCAGCTGGGAGACATCGGTCTCACGAGGATCCCAGAGTTGTGGCAGCTG ACCAGCTAGAACATTTCCTGGGGATACCCAGGGGCTGTCTCCTCCACCCAGTCCAGAGCCCCGTTGGAGATTTataa
- the LOC105087913 gene encoding protein NipSnap homolog 3A isoform X1 has protein sequence MLALRSSLTRAVAARTPAPQVCSSFATGPRQYDGTFYEFRTSYLKPSKMKEFLENVKKNIHLRTAHSELVGYWSVEFGGRMNKVFHIWKYDNFAHRTEVRKALAKDKEWQEQFLIPNLALIDKQESEITYLVPWCKLEKPPKEGVYELATFQMKPGGPALWGDPFKRAVHTHINQGYTKLVGVFHAEYGILNRVHVLWWNESADSRAAGRHRSHEDPRVVAAVRESVNFLESQQNMLLIPASFSPLK, from the exons ATGCTAGCCCTCCGAAGCAGCCTGACTAGAGCTGTGGCCGCGCGGACGCCGGCGCCTCAG GTGTGCTCATCTTTTGCTACAGGCCCCAGACAATACGATGGAACATTCTATGAGTTTCGTACCTCTTATCTTAAACCATCAAAGATGAAAGAGTTCCtggaaaatgttaagaaaaacatTCATCTTCGGACAGCTCACTCTGAATTGGTTGGATACTGGAGTGTAGAATTTGGAGGCAGAATGAATAAAGTGTTTCATATTTGGAAGTATG ACAATTTTGCTCATCGAACTGAAGTTCGGAAAGCTTTAGCCAAAGATAAGGAATGGCAGGAACAATTTCTCATTCCAAATTTGGCTCTTATTGATAAACAAGAGAGTGAAATTACTTATCTGGTGCCATGGTGCAAATTAGAAAAACCTCCAAAAGAAG GAGTCTATGAACTGGCTACTTTTCAGATGAAACCTGGTGGGCCAGCTCTGTGGGGTGACCCATTTAAAAGGGCAGTTCATACTCATATCAATCAAGGCTACACAAAATTAGTTGGAGTGTTCCATGCAGAATATGGAATACTCAACAGAG TTCACGTTCTTTGGTGGAACGAGAGTGCAGATAGTCGTGCAGCTGGGAGACATCGGTCTCACGAGGATCCCAGAGTTGTGGCAGCTG ttcggGAAAGTGTTAACTTCCTTGAATCTCAGCAGAATATGCTTCTGATTCCTGCATCATTTTCACCACTAAAATAG